DNA from Blastocatellia bacterium:
TGGCAGTGCCATATTCAAATCCACCGATTCTGGCGCTACTTGGTCCGTCATAAACCCAGGTCTTCCTTGTGTATCGGTTACATCGCTAGTGGTGGACCCTAGGATCCCAGGTAGAGTTTTCGCCGGGACTGACAGAGGCGTCTTCAAAAGTACTGACGGAGGTGAGCATTGGATTACACCGACTGGGATCATTACCCTTGGTACGTTCACGCCGGTTATATCCCCTGATAACTCTTCGATCATCTATGCCTCTGGCGGCGGTTTTGAGGGCGGCGCTCGTGGGGTTTTTAGGAGCACCGACGCCGGCGCCTCATGGCGCCCTTTCAACAGCGGCCTGCAAAACGACTATGTGGGAGGCATAAGGATCGATCCGAGTAATCATGCAACGTTGTACGTCATGAGCCTAAGAGCTATATATAGGAGTACCGACGATGCCGAGCATTGGAATGTCCTGCTCCCTATAGGACTCGGTGATGTGGTTATCACCCGAAATTTTGAGATTGATCCACATCACCCTTCGACTCTCTATTTCAACGATGGCTTTCAAATGATTAAGTCCACCGACGCTGGCAGCACATGGAAGAATATGGGGGTGCCGTTCGAGGCAGCCGGTCTTAGGATTGCCCCATCGGATTCTTCAGTACTTTATGCGCTCGCCGCTACGAGGCTCTACAGGAGTACGGATGGCGGTGCAAGCTGGGCCAGCATACTTGAAAGACAGGATGGATTAACAGGCGGGCTGGTCGTTGATCCGGTGAACTCGTCTACGTTGTATTTAGGAACCAAGCAAGGAATTATCCGGAGTGATGATGCGGGGATCAGTTGGGGCGAGACAGCTTTCCCAATTAAAAATGCCTCTAGATTGGCCTTCGATCCAGGGAGACCCTCAACTATTGATGCCAACAATGGTCTCGGCAAAAGGCCGAGTGACACCCCTTGGATTTTTGCCCTCTACTTAGAGGGCAAGCGGCTGACGATTAGAGGCGAATACTTTGACGCCGGGGCAAAGATTCTGCTCAACGGCGAGGAACAAAAGACTAAGAATGACGAAACCGAACCAGCCAGAGTACTCATTGGAAAGAAAGCAGGCAAGGGAGTCAGGCGAGAGCCCGACACGAAGATACAGGTAAGGAACTCTGACGGAAGGTTATCTCAGGAAGTGACCTTCTTTTTCCCGAGTAACTGATGCCAGTTCCCACGCGTAAGCAGGTCTTCAAGTCAATCCCACAAAGGCTAAGGCTCATACCGGCGTCTAACAACGACATGCACCGGAGCGCGCGAAGTCCAATTCACGTGGTTGCTGGTGAGGCCGTTCGCGCGCCCGGTGATGTGTGTTCGTTAGACAGCCTCACTGTTCAGATGTAATTTTATGTCTCGGGTGATTGTGAAAGGAGTGGATTCTTGTGACTCAAGAAAGAACCGCCAAATTCTCTATCAAACAACTCACAACTTTCTGTCTCCTCTTGGCCTTGTTTCAGCTATCAGTAGCTTCAGCGACATTAGCCGAACAACGGTTCAAGTTCACTGTCCCGGCTGCGCCTTGGACACTCACGCTGCCCAAAGGCAACTTGGTTGTTGAGCAGCAGCAAGTGAGCCCTGATGGCCGGCAGGGATATTTTTCGATGTATGATGAAAAGAATAAAATATCGCTTTCCTTCTTCATCGAGCCGGTGAAGGATTGCAAGGACAGCAAAGCGTGCCGGGACATGGTGTGGAAACTTGGCAACCCGTCATGGGAGAAACCGCAGAAGGCTATCCAGTCAGAAATCGGTGATGTGAGTTACTTCGAGTTCTTTATGCCAACTTTCCAAGGCCAGCCAGTTAAACAGCAGAATATGTACGCCGAGTACGTGAAGGATGGATTCTGGGTCGATATGCACATTTCGAAGGTGCTTTACAAGCCGGAGGAACATGAGTTGTTTGAGCGCGTAATCAAATCAGTCGAATTCGAGCCGAAGAAGGTGCAAACTCAGAAGCAAGAATGAGGTCTTCGCGGGCAGTCTAACAACGACATGCACCGGAGCCGCCGAAGCGCACTTCATGTGGGTACAGGTGAGGCCGTTCGGCGGCCCGGTGATGTGTGTTCGTTAGGCGCTAGTGCTATGAGTTGAAATGTAGCATAAGGAGATATATGACTGAGTTCAACGAAGATACTATTACAGGCGATATTCTAAACTTTGAAACTGCGCTTCAAAGCGGTCATGAGGAAGCAATTCAGGTGTTCCTTGAGGAACATCCTATATTTCTAGGTTTCCTTGGCTGGCATGGAATTGTGAAGAGCAAGTTTCGCCTTGCTGATGCTTTTATTCCAGATTTCATATCAATTGGCAGTTATCCATTTTCGAATAGGCCTCAGCCATTAGTTACTTTCATTGAAATCGAGCGAGCCGATATGCCTTTATTTACCAAATCAGGTGACCCAACTTCATTTCTCACTCACGCCATTCGCCAAGTCCAAGACTGGAAAAGATGGGTCACAGATAATCGAATGTATCTAAAAGCTCAACTGCAAATAATCTTGACCGAGGAAACGCCGCAGATATTTGATGAAGACAATCGTTATATGAGGGAGGAATCAAGCAAGGGCATAGCCTATGGTTTTATAGATCGATATCTTGTGATTGCTGGTCGTCGAAGCTCAACGAAGATCTCGGATCGACTATTATTAGGTCAGATGAATGATGACTTTCAAGATATTAGAATAATGACCTATGATGCACTGATTGAGGGAGTCCTGATACAACTCAGACATCACAAACGAGACAGATTTTGGGGAGATATCCTGGAATGAAGTGCCGCGCCTAACAATACGTTGCAGCCGAGCGCGGGCAGCGCGGTTCTTAAACCTCCCCTAATGCCGTTGCCCGCGCCGGCTGAACGCGGGCGTTAGACCCTTTCGGGTAAATCGTTATGCAAAGAGAGACTACTGGAAAGGAGTGTTATCAGTGAGAAATAGACTTCTACTTGCACTTGTTATTTTTTTGTTTACTAGCTTTACTCTGTCTCTGCGGCAGCATGCCGAACCCCATAAGTTCTTAGCGGAACCTAGTAAAGATTCAGACTTGGCCATATATCCTACATCTCTTTCAGCCTTTGAAGTAGCAAACAGATTTTGGGATTCGCAAATGATCAGATGCGGTGACTCATATTATTACTTTCTCGATGAGATATATGTTGGGCAAGCCATATATCAGGGCAAGAATCGTACTATTGAGGTGAATGTTACCCCCGCCCGCCCTTTGACAGAGGCAGAAAGGCTGAACGGTATGGTTCAGAAAGAGTGGGAAGGTTTTATAAAGGCCCGCTTCTCGGCAGAGAGGAGAAAGAGAGTTGTACAATCAGATGCAACAGGCCAAATTGCAGCGATCCCAAATCCCACTTGGGAACGGTGGATGGATAACGGGTGGCTAGTAGCTGCTATTGTAAAGTACGCAGGGAAACCTTGGAGGGTATTTAAGTGTATTGGCACGGGCGGGGGGAGCTCCATCGGCAAAAGCATGCCCGCTGATATTTGCTTCGCCCGAACCAAAAGGATTACTTGCTCGGAGATTAATTCAGCGCCAGTCAAACAAAACCCTCAGCCACAGCCAGAATCTCAGCCAAGAAGCGAACCCTCAATAGTGGTTACCAATCCGTCTAAGATTACCAAGCTAGGGCCAAACAGGTGGAAGGTACAGTTGGCCGCGAGTGAGAACTGGTATGACACCAAAATCCAAGTCCAGCCAACTGACATAATCACCATATCCGCGGAGGGGAGTATTATTTGGGATTCGAGTCTTCCGCCTGTTGGCCCAGATGGCACCGCTTACGAGGCCGAAACACTACCGAACCCTTCTAGGTTTCCACTACCCTGGGCCAAATGCGGCTCCTTAATCATGAAAGTTGGTGAAGGCGGATATACGGCGGGGAGCAGTAAAACAATAACTGTTCAAGATTCTGGAACCATCCAACTAATGATTAATGACGCAGTGGAGGGGTTATCAGACAACCGAGGGAACTTTATTATAACAATCCGAAAGCAACCTGCTCCCATGTCATCCCATTCAGCCTCAGATTCGGAATCAGCAAGGCCACAGCCTCCCGAAAAACCACGTATATCAACTCCCACTAATAAGCCTAGAGGGATAAGCGGCACGAATCGACTTAATGTTCCTTTCAAAGCACAGGTTCCACCAGGCACATGGGCTGAGACAAATAACTGCGGACAAACTTGTGTCTTAATGGTCATATCTTATTACAAGAAAACAGTGCCTACTGTCGCAGACATTAAGGCGCTCGATGATTGGTGCACAGAGAGATTTAGAGATGCTAAAGGGAACTACAATGGTGTGGCAAAGAATGTTTCCCAGCTTGAAATCATAGCTCGTGAATACGGTGCCTTTGTTAATTCTGTTGCTTATTATCACTGGACTCTCGATGATTTGCACAAGGAATTGAGTCTAGGCCATCCTGTAATAGTTCCCTGTTGGACTGATATGCTTGTTGACCCTCCGCATCGCCGCCACTTCATGGTCTTGATTGGTATAGATGACAATTATGTTTATGTAAATGATCCAGGACATAGCGCCGAAAGGGGCGGGGCTAATCATAGATACTCTATCTCACAATTCAAGAAGGCTTGGGAGAGCCAAAGCTCTGCTGTTGTCTTGATACATCCGCCAGAATAGGAATAAAGGACTGCCAATCTGCAAAGAGGGTCTAACAAGGCGTTGCAGCGGAGGCCGCGGAGCGAGTTTCACATCAACATCGGAGTGTTACACGCGGCCCCGCTGAACGCGGGCGTTAGCCATCGGCGTACGCGATCCTCGGAGTGCACGGCCGCCGCCGCGCTGGCAGTGCCGTCCGTGCGTCGCCGTGGGTTGCCGCGCTCAGAAGCATCGACAATGCTTGGCCAGGCAATTTGAAAGCGCGGCAGTGGGCGCGGCGGCGTTCTAAAGGACGCGCTGTCTAACATCCCAATGCAACGGAGCGCGCGCCGCCCAGCTCTCATGCTCTGTTGGAGTGCCGTTCGCGCGCCCGCTGATTGGGGCGTTGGGCGTACTCAGGCCGACTTCTTTGCAGCCCGAAGCACATAGACATGTTGCTACCGAACTCGGTTGTCCTCCCGTTCGATTCACCCGAAAGAGAATTTTCAACCCATGTGGCTGCTCCCTCTAAGGCCTCGTCCCGGCCCATACGCCGCCCAGTCCGCGCTGACTTAACGACACACAACCGATGGCAATGGCGCGGCCCTCCTCCTCTAACGTAAGCTCACGCCCCGGCAAGGTTTCATCTCTTTTGCAGAAGGCGTCCATCTTCCGGAGTCGCGACGCAAACTGCGGGAGGCGCGCAATCCTATCTGTAAGAGCATTCGGGCTTATCTGGCGCTCAAACAAAACCCAGCGGGTGGCATCATCAACCTGGGTTTCTGTTTGTCGTGTCCTAAATCCCGTCTTTCCCGTCCGCACGCCCAACAACCCAATGCAGGG
Protein-coding regions in this window:
- a CDS encoding LecA/PA-IL family lectin, whose amino-acid sequence is MRNRLLLALVIFLFTSFTLSLRQHAEPHKFLAEPSKDSDLAIYPTSLSAFEVANRFWDSQMIRCGDSYYYFLDEIYVGQAIYQGKNRTIEVNVTPARPLTEAERLNGMVQKEWEGFIKARFSAERRKRVVQSDATGQIAAIPNPTWERWMDNGWLVAAIVKYAGKPWRVFKCIGTGGGSSIGKSMPADICFARTKRITCSEINSAPVKQNPQPQPESQPRSEPSIVVTNPSKITKLGPNRWKVQLAASENWYDTKIQVQPTDIITISAEGSIIWDSSLPPVGPDGTAYEAETLPNPSRFPLPWAKCGSLIMKVGEGGYTAGSSKTITVQDSGTIQLMINDAVEGLSDNRGNFIITIRKQPAPMSSHSASDSESARPQPPEKPRISTPTNKPRGISGTNRLNVPFKAQVPPGTWAETNNCGQTCVLMVISYYKKTVPTVADIKALDDWCTERFRDAKGNYNGVAKNVSQLEIIAREYGAFVNSVAYYHWTLDDLHKELSLGHPVIVPCWTDMLVDPPHRRHFMVLIGIDDNYVYVNDPGHSAERGGANHRYSISQFKKAWESQSSAVVLIHPPE
- a CDS encoding Shedu anti-phage system protein SduA domain-containing protein — translated: MTEFNEDTITGDILNFETALQSGHEEAIQVFLEEHPIFLGFLGWHGIVKSKFRLADAFIPDFISIGSYPFSNRPQPLVTFIEIERADMPLFTKSGDPTSFLTHAIRQVQDWKRWVTDNRMYLKAQLQIILTEETPQIFDEDNRYMREESSKGIAYGFIDRYLVIAGRRSSTKISDRLLLGQMNDDFQDIRIMTYDALIEGVLIQLRHHKRDRFWGDILE